From the genome of Vicia villosa cultivar HV-30 ecotype Madison, WI linkage group LG2, Vvil1.0, whole genome shotgun sequence, one region includes:
- the LOC131651043 gene encoding uncharacterized protein LOC131651043, with amino-acid sequence MANNVTATREATRRTHTYSFHREGLIQLGQLGGLITGHNKTVFTENYGNILTLLDSHVDEWGLSTLLQFYDPDLRCFTFSGYQLAPTLEEYSHFLNIRIQHKVPFVCVPEKPDLDHIANALYLSIGDVHGNWKKNGSTQGFYMSFLVEKAQELANKKMWEAFNALLAVLIYGIVMFPNIHKFVDLAAICLFVEKNPVPTLLADTYYSVHSRYGKGGAIRNCLPLLYTWFKSHLPASGPFITSTQKWPQRIMGLTGNDIVWCPTGMDVEKVITSCEIFESVCFEKGTDLKGLEKVVSAWNDIHTSDQISLGEKNAVAKQAYTDWVEDRVKDRLLPFPKVNPLYEQPPKILIATVPAENRIQVDMESTQLHEKKSDAQPKHCLVDQKKVELTHEAKMLKGGSSRVQKRARTEKGERDTTVIVEDHQEIIKRAMKEAEEKLKREYREDLKAYKLKVERDARVEVKNLKKKLEEETTKRMSCIYELNKGDKEDKVSR; translated from the exons atggctaacaacgtgaccgctacCAGAGAAGCTACAAGGCGTACTCACACTTACAGTTTCCATCGCGAAGGCTTGATTCAGTTGGGGCAATTGGGTGGATTGATCACTGGTCATAATAAAACTGTGTTCACTGAGAATTATGGAAACATCTTGACTCTTTTGGACTCACACGTCGACGAATGGGGATTGTCTACTCttcttcagttctatgatcctgacTTGCGTTGTTTCACCTTCTCAGGCTATCAGTTAGCTCCCACTCTCGAGGAGTACTCTCACTTCCTCAATATCAGAATCCAACACAAGGTTCCTTTCGTTTGCGTCCCAGAGAAGCCTGATTTGGACCACATTGCcaatgctctttatttgagcataggaGATGTTCATGGAAATTGGAAAAAGAATGGTAGCACTCAGGGTTTCTATATGAGTTTCTTGGTTGAGAAGGCCCAAGAATTGGCTAACAAAAAGATGTGGGAGGCCTTCAACGCCCTTCTGGCCGTTTTGATTTATGGGATCGTGATGTTCcctaacattcacaagttcgttgatctGGCTGCTATATGTCTTTTTGTGGAGAAGAATCCGGTCCCTACTTTGCTAGCCGATACGTACTATTCTGTTCACTCTCGATATGGGAAAGGAGGAGCCATAAGAAATTGTTTGCCGTTGTTATACACCTGGTTTAAGTCCCACCTACCTGCAAGTGGTCCCTTCATTACCTCTACtcagaaatggcctcaaaggatcatggggcttaccgGAAATGACATTGTCTGGTGTCCCACTGGAATGGATGTGGAGAAAGTTATAACTAGCTGTG agatattTGAATCCGTTTGCTTTGAAAAGGGAACCGATCTAAAAGGTTTAGAAAAAGTGGTGAGTGCCTGGAATGACATCCACACAAGTGATCAGATTTCTCTAGGTGAGAAGAATGCCGTTGCCAAACAGGCCTACACGGATTGGGTTGAGGATAGAGTTAAAGATCgtctgttgcctttcccgaaggttaacccATTGTACGAGCAACCACCTAAGATTCTAATTGCCACCGTGCCTGCTGAGAATCGTATCCAGGTAGATATGGAAAGCACCCAATTGCATGAAAAGAAGTCAGATGCGCAACCGAAACATTGTCTTGTGGACCAGAAAAAGGTTGAGTTGACACACGAAGCCAAAATGCTGAagggaggatcttccagagttcaaaagagggctagaacGGAGAAAGGTGAAAGGGATACTACTGTTATTGTTGAGGATCACCAGGAGATCATAAAAAGGGCCATgaaagaggcagaagagaaacTCAAGCGAGAGTACCGAGAAGACTTGAAAGCTTATAAGCTCAAGGTAGAAAGGGACGCTAGAGTTGAAgtgaagaatctgaaaaagaaactggaagaagagaccactaAAAGAATG
- the LOC131647875 gene encoding NDR1/HIN1-like protein 1, whose amino-acid sequence MIKQCEYHENEHRHLIRRVFAGILTFIILILLTIFLIWIILQPTKPRFLLQDATVFAFNLTSTGETPSLTTPTPNTLTLTIQVTLSSLNPNSKIGIYYNKLDAYASYRGQQISLATGVPETYQGHRDISVWSPILYGSAVPVSPYLSEILRQDLTSGGVLVNIKVNGRVRWKVGTWVSGRYHIDVNCPAFIRVAGDKGGDGFGVSGPAVKFQLSQSCVVDV is encoded by the coding sequence ATGATCAAACAGTGCGAGTACCACGAAAACGAACACCGCCACCTCATCCGCCGCGTATTCGCCGGAATCCTCACCTTCATAATCCTCATACTCCTCACTATCTTCCTAATCTGGATCATCCTCCAACCAACCAAACCACGTTTCCTTCTTCAAGACGCAACCGTCTTCGCCTTCAACCTCACCTCCACCGGCGAAACACCTTCCCTAACCACCCCAACACCAAACACTCTAACCCTCACAATCCAAGTCACTCTTTCATCCTTAAATCCAAACTCAAAAATCGGCATTTACTACAACAAACTTGACGCATACGCTTCCTATAGAGGACAACAAATCTCTCTTGCAACTGGTGTTCCAGAAACTTATCAAGGCCACCGTGATATCTCCGTTTGGTCGCCGATATTATACGGTTCGGCGGTTCCGGTTTCGCCTTACTTGTCAGAGATTCTGCGGCAGGATCTAACTTCAGGTGGAGTTTTAGTCAACATTAAAGTCAACGGGAGAGTTAGGTGGAAGGTTGGGACTTGGGTTTCTGGAAGGTACCATATTGATGTGAACTGTCCGGCGTTTATAAGGGTTGCCGGCGATAAAGGTGGTGACGGGTTCGGAGTTTCTGGTCCGGCGGTTAAGTTTCAGTTATCACAAAGTtgtgttgttgatgtttaa
- the LOC131651042 gene encoding NDR1/HIN1-like protein 1, producing MTQDGESHADENRSFIRYIIYGFLGLSILTLLTIFLTWIILRPHKPSFILQDVRVFAFNLTSIGETPSLTAPPLNTVTLTFQVTLSSLNPNSKIGIYYTKLDAYASYRGQQISLPTELPETYQRHGDIAVWSPMLYGSAVPFSPYLSGILRQDITAGGVLFNIRVNGRVKWKVGTLVFGRYHIDMNCPAYIRVAGDKGGDRFGVFDPAVKFQISKSCVVDF from the coding sequence ATGACCCAAGACGGCGAGTCCCATGCAGACGAAAACCGCAGTTTCATCCGATACATAATTTACGGATTCCTCGGCTTAAGTATCCTTACACTCCTCACTATCTTCCTTACCTGGATCATCCTCCGACCACACAAACCAAGTTTCATCCTCCAAGACGTAAGGGTCTTCGCCTTCAACCTTACCTCCATCGGCGAAACACCGTCCCTAACCGCCCCGCCACTAAACACCGTAACCCTCACATTTCAAGTCACTCTTTCATCCTTAAATCCAAACTCCAAAATCGGCATTTACTATACTAAACTTGACGCCTATGCTTCCTATAGAGGACAGCAAATCTCTCTTCCAACTGAACTTCCAGAAACTTATCAACGTCACGGGGATATTGCAGTTTGGTCGCCGATGTTATACGGTTCGGCCGTTCCGTTTTCGCCTTATTTGTCGGGGATTCTGCGGCAGGATATTACTGCAGGTGGGGTTTTATTTAACATTAGAGTCAATGGGAGGGTTAAGTGGAAGGTTGGAACTTTGGTTTTTGGAAGGTATCATATTGATATGAACTGTCCGGCGTATATTCGGGTTGCCGGCGATAAAGGTGGTGACAGGTTCGGAGTTTTTGATCCGGCGGTTAAGTTTCAAATATCAAAAAGTTGTGTTGTTGATTTTTAA